From the Vibrio alginolyticus NBRC 15630 = ATCC 17749 genome, one window contains:
- a CDS encoding heme lyase CcmF/NrfE family subunit, which yields MIAEIGHFALILSLAMAVLLSVLPLWGASNNNTMLMNTARPLSWSMFLMLLFSFAILCWGFYTNDFTLQYVASNSNSQLPWYYRLTAVWGAHEGSLLLWVLIQAAWTVAVATFSRGMPQESVARVLAVMGMISVGFLLFIILTSNPFLRTLPFFPVDGRDLNPLLQDPGLIVHPPMLYMGYVGFSVAFSFAIASLMTGRLDTAWARWSRPWTTAAWVFLTLGIALGSWWAYYELGWGGWWFWDPVENASFMPWLAGTALMHSLAVTEKRGTFKAWTVLLAISAFSLSLLGTFLVRSGILVSVHAFASDPSRGMFILGFLVFVIGGSLLLFAVKGAAVRVRGNFDLVSRENALLANNVLLIAALVVVLVGTLLPLVHKQLGLGSVSIGAPFFDMLFAWLMMPFAFLLGIGPLIRWKRDSLSKLVKPMLVSGVLAFALAALCVYLFADFFSTMAYIGWVMAIWIIAMHGFELYERATHRHSFSEGVRKLQRSHWAMMLGHVGLAVSVIGIAMVQNYSIERDVRLAPGEHFQIQGYDFYFSGLRDKDGPNYDGYIADFEITHDGKYVNTLHAEKRFYRTAKSMMTEAAIDRGISRDLYIAMGERLDDNRSWAVRIYYKPFVRWIWAGSLIMALGGALAISDKRYRFRKSPKKNAKSKEQEA from the coding sequence ATGATTGCTGAAATCGGTCACTTTGCTCTCATTCTTTCGCTTGCAATGGCAGTGCTGTTGAGCGTATTGCCATTGTGGGGAGCATCGAATAATAACACCATGCTCATGAACACAGCGCGACCGCTATCTTGGTCTATGTTCCTGATGCTGTTGTTCTCTTTCGCCATTTTATGTTGGGGATTTTATACCAACGACTTCACGTTACAGTATGTAGCGAGCAACTCGAATAGTCAGCTTCCTTGGTACTACCGTTTAACCGCAGTATGGGGTGCACACGAAGGTTCACTGTTGCTATGGGTGTTAATCCAAGCTGCTTGGACTGTCGCTGTAGCGACGTTTAGTCGTGGTATGCCGCAAGAGTCGGTTGCACGTGTACTTGCTGTTATGGGCATGATCTCAGTGGGTTTCCTACTGTTTATCATCTTAACGTCAAATCCATTCCTACGTACGTTACCGTTCTTCCCGGTTGACGGACGTGACTTGAACCCTCTGCTTCAAGACCCTGGTTTAATTGTTCACCCGCCAATGCTTTACATGGGCTATGTTGGTTTCTCGGTTGCGTTCTCTTTTGCTATCGCATCCCTAATGACCGGACGCCTTGACACGGCTTGGGCTCGTTGGTCTCGTCCTTGGACAACCGCAGCATGGGTATTTTTAACACTTGGTATCGCACTAGGTTCTTGGTGGGCTTACTACGAACTTGGCTGGGGTGGCTGGTGGTTCTGGGACCCAGTAGAAAACGCATCATTCATGCCTTGGTTAGCGGGTACCGCATTAATGCACTCTCTTGCCGTGACAGAAAAACGCGGCACATTTAAAGCGTGGACGGTACTATTGGCAATCTCTGCATTTTCGTTGAGTTTGTTGGGCACCTTCTTAGTCCGTTCCGGTATTTTAGTATCGGTGCACGCGTTCGCGTCTGACCCGTCGCGCGGTATGTTTATTCTAGGCTTCCTCGTTTTCGTTATCGGCGGCTCTTTATTGCTGTTTGCCGTAAAAGGGGCAGCAGTGCGTGTACGAGGTAACTTCGACTTAGTCTCACGTGAAAATGCGCTCTTAGCCAACAACGTATTACTTATCGCCGCTCTTGTTGTGGTGTTAGTGGGGACACTGTTGCCGCTCGTACACAAGCAGCTTGGTTTGGGGTCGGTCTCTATCGGTGCGCCATTCTTTGACATGCTATTTGCGTGGTTAATGATGCCATTTGCTTTTCTGCTTGGTATTGGTCCTCTTATTCGCTGGAAGCGAGACAGTTTATCTAAACTTGTGAAACCAATGCTCGTTTCAGGTGTGCTTGCTTTCGCTTTGGCCGCGCTATGCGTGTACCTGTTTGCCGATTTCTTCTCAACCATGGCTTACATTGGTTGGGTGATGGCGATTTGGATTATTGCGATGCATGGCTTTGAATTGTACGAGCGAGCAACGCACCGTCATAGCTTTAGTGAAGGTGTTCGCAAGCTGCAACGTAGCCACTGGGCAATGATGTTGGGTCATGTTGGTCTGGCGGTATCTGTTATCGGTATTGCGATGGTACAGAACTACAGCATCGAGCGAGATGTACGTTTAGCACCTGGCGAACACTTCCAAATTCAAGGTTATGATTTCTACTTCTCAGGCTTGCGTGATAAAGATGGTCCAAACTACGATGGCTACATCGCAGACTTTGAGATCACACATGATGGCAAATACGTGAATACGCTTCACGCAGAGAAGCGCTTCTACCGTACGGCTAAGTCTATGATGACTGAAGCAGCCATTGACCGTGGTATTAGCCGCGACCTATACATTGCAATGGGTGAACGTTTAGACGACAACCGATCTTGGGCTGTTCGTATTTACTATAAACCGTTCGTTCGTTGGATTTGGGCTGGCTCTTTGATTATGGCATTAGGCGGCGCACTAGCGATTTCTGATAAACGCTACCGCTTCCGTAAATCGCCGAAGAAAAACGCGAAGTCAAAAGAGCAGGAGGCATAA
- the ccmD gene encoding heme exporter protein CcmD — protein MHFESLSDFFAMGGYASYVWSAFGITFLSMLILLITSLRRGDALLKEVKAKIDRQARIDAAKNMENTL, from the coding sequence ATGCATTTTGAATCTCTGAGCGACTTTTTTGCCATGGGTGGCTACGCATCATACGTATGGAGTGCGTTTGGTATTACTTTCTTATCCATGCTGATTCTTCTGATCACTAGCCTTCGCCGCGGTGATGCATTATTGAAAGAAGTGAAAGCAAAAATTGACCGTCAAGCTCGTATCGACGCAGCGAAGAACATGGAGAACACCTTATGA
- a CDS encoding DsbE family thiol:disulfide interchange protein, whose protein sequence is MNKKILFIPLVAFMILAGIFATQLMRNQEGDDPTKLESVLVGKPVPEFHLEDLAEPGKQYDQSIFKGEPLLLNVWATWCPTCYAEHKYLNELAGKGVKIIGMNYKDDRNKAIGWLNDLGNPYLISLFDGSGMLGLDLGVYGAPETFIIDANGVIRYRHVGDVNPRNWSETLEPLYNKLVEEAKQ, encoded by the coding sequence ATGAATAAGAAAATCTTATTTATTCCGCTTGTCGCTTTCATGATTCTAGCGGGCATTTTCGCAACCCAATTAATGCGTAACCAAGAGGGCGATGATCCAACTAAATTGGAGTCGGTTTTGGTTGGTAAGCCAGTTCCTGAATTTCATTTAGAAGATCTGGCTGAGCCTGGAAAACAGTACGACCAATCAATTTTTAAAGGTGAACCGTTGCTCTTGAACGTTTGGGCAACGTGGTGCCCAACGTGTTATGCAGAGCATAAATACCTAAACGAATTGGCGGGTAAGGGCGTTAAGATCATCGGTATGAATTACAAAGATGATCGTAATAAAGCAATAGGTTGGCTGAATGATCTCGGCAACCCGTACTTGATCAGCCTATTTGATGGCAGTGGTATGCTTGGCCTTGACCTTGGTGTTTATGGTGCTCCAGAAACATTCATTATTGATGCAAATGGTGTGATTCGCTATCGCCATGTAGGGGATGTAAACCCACGTAATTGGTCAGAAACACTGGAGCCGCTTTACAACAAATTGGTTGAGGAGGCGAAGCAATGA
- a CDS encoding chemotaxis protein CheW produces MSQAFEVEVKKDASNDEVLQWVTFQLEEETYGINVMQVREVLRYTEIAPVPGAPDYVLGIINLRGNVVTVIDTRSRFGLMEGEVTDNTRIIVIESERQVIGILVDSVAEVVYLRSSEIDTTPSVGTDESAKFIQGVSNRDGKLLILVDLNKLLTDDEWDEMAHL; encoded by the coding sequence ATGTCTCAAGCTTTTGAAGTAGAAGTGAAGAAAGATGCATCGAATGACGAAGTTCTTCAGTGGGTGACGTTCCAGCTAGAAGAAGAAACGTACGGCATCAACGTAATGCAAGTTCGTGAAGTACTTCGTTATACTGAAATTGCCCCTGTTCCAGGTGCACCAGATTATGTACTTGGTATCATCAACCTACGCGGTAATGTAGTTACTGTTATCGATACACGTTCACGTTTTGGCCTGATGGAAGGCGAAGTCACCGACAACACTCGTATTATTGTGATCGAGTCAGAGCGTCAAGTGATTGGTATCTTAGTAGATAGCGTGGCAGAAGTCGTTTATCTGCGTTCTTCTGAAATTGATACGACGCCTTCTGTTGGTACCGACGAGAGTGCGAAGTTCATCCAGGGTGTGAGCAACCGTGACGGCAAGCTTCTTATCCTTGTGGATTTGAACAAGCTGCTAACAGATGACGAGTGGGACGAGATGGCTCACCTTTAA
- the ccmE gene encoding cytochrome c maturation protein CcmE codes for MNPRRKKRLGIVLAIFIGISATIGLILYALNQNMDLFYTPTELVNGKPDGTKPEVGQRLRIGGMVVVGSVRRDPNSLKVSFDLHDVGPKVTITYDGILPDLFREGQGIVAQGVLKDATTVEAFEVLAKHDEEYMPPEIAEAMKKTHEPLQYSTEQKQGSGQ; via the coding sequence ATGAACCCGAGACGTAAAAAGAGGCTAGGTATTGTACTAGCGATCTTTATCGGTATTAGTGCCACCATTGGTTTGATACTTTATGCGCTTAACCAAAATATGGACCTTTTCTATACTCCAACGGAATTGGTTAATGGTAAGCCAGATGGCACCAAGCCAGAAGTAGGCCAGCGTCTGCGTATCGGTGGAATGGTGGTTGTGGGCTCAGTTCGTCGAGATCCTAATTCTTTGAAAGTGAGTTTTGACCTGCACGATGTCGGTCCGAAAGTGACGATTACCTATGACGGTATTCTTCCTGACTTGTTCCGTGAAGGGCAGGGTATTGTTGCTCAAGGTGTACTGAAAGATGCCACGACAGTTGAGGCATTTGAGGTCCTAGCGAAGCACGATGAAGAATACATGCCACCAGAAATTGCAGAAGCGATGAAGAAAACGCATGAACCGCTTCAATACAGCACCGAACAGAAACAAGGAAGCGGCCAATGA
- a CDS encoding heme ABC transporter permease has translation MWKWLHPYAKPEAAYRLSGKFLPWFSVLALVCLSVGTVWGLAFAPSDYQQGDSFRIIYIHVPSAIWSMGVYMSMAIAAFIGLVWQVRLSDMAALAMAPIGAVFTFIALLTGAVWGKPMWGTWWVWDARLTSELILLFLYLGVIALYHAFDDQKTAAKAAGILAIVGVVNLPIIHFSVEWWNTLHQGATITKFEQPSISSDMLWPLLLNIFGFAFFFGAVTMVRFRNEIISKESHRPWVRKLATEQTQ, from the coding sequence ATGTGGAAATGGCTACATCCTTATGCCAAGCCAGAAGCAGCTTATCGTTTGAGTGGTAAGTTTCTGCCTTGGTTTTCTGTATTGGCCCTCGTATGCTTATCGGTTGGTACGGTTTGGGGGCTTGCATTTGCGCCTTCAGATTACCAACAAGGTGACAGTTTCCGAATCATCTACATTCATGTCCCATCAGCTATTTGGTCTATGGGCGTTTATATGTCGATGGCGATCGCTGCATTTATTGGCCTAGTATGGCAAGTTCGCCTATCTGATATGGCGGCACTTGCGATGGCTCCGATTGGTGCAGTATTTACTTTTATTGCTCTACTTACAGGTGCTGTTTGGGGCAAGCCTATGTGGGGCACTTGGTGGGTATGGGATGCCCGTCTTACATCTGAATTGATTCTTCTATTTCTCTACCTTGGTGTGATTGCGCTTTACCATGCGTTTGACGATCAAAAAACCGCCGCAAAAGCTGCTGGTATTTTAGCGATCGTAGGCGTAGTAAACCTACCTATCATTCACTTTTCCGTGGAATGGTGGAACACGCTTCATCAAGGTGCGACGATCACGAAATTTGAACAACCTTCTATTTCATCCGACATGCTTTGGCCGTTATTGCTGAACATCTTTGGCTTTGCGTTCTTCTTTGGTGCCGTGACGATGGTCCGTTTTCGTAACGAAATCATCAGTAAAGAAAGTCACCGCCCTTGGGTGCGCAAACTCGCAACAGAACAAACTCAGTGA
- a CDS encoding MlaA family lipoprotein, producing MYNKGKSTFLLLLAVGLVGCSSAPDEAVTGQETNQTTSDVYDPLEGFNRTMWELNYEYLDPYLVRPVSLAYVEYTPVPIRSGIANFLSNLDEPASMVNNLIMGNGTKAVDHFNRFWINSTFGIFGLFDIASAAGITKYDEKAFSDAVGHYGVGNGPYFMVPGYGPYTLREVTDTVDSTYLPLSYLNFWASLGKWAFEGMEKRALLVPQEAQLDSSPDPYILTRDVYIQRQNFKAEVETVEEVNIEEEEYLDEYLEDF from the coding sequence ATGTATAACAAGGGTAAATCTACCTTCTTGTTGCTGTTAGCCGTTGGACTGGTTGGCTGTTCAAGTGCGCCTGATGAAGCAGTAACAGGACAAGAAACAAATCAAACGACTTCTGATGTGTATGACCCGTTGGAAGGCTTTAACCGAACCATGTGGGAACTCAACTACGAATATTTAGATCCGTATTTGGTTCGTCCTGTATCACTTGCGTATGTAGAATACACGCCAGTTCCTATTCGTTCTGGTATCGCTAACTTCTTATCGAACTTAGATGAGCCAGCAAGCATGGTTAATAACTTAATCATGGGTAATGGTACGAAAGCCGTGGACCACTTTAACCGTTTTTGGATTAACTCGACGTTCGGTATTTTCGGTTTATTCGATATTGCAAGTGCCGCGGGTATTACGAAGTACGACGAGAAAGCGTTCAGTGATGCAGTAGGCCACTATGGTGTTGGAAATGGTCCTTACTTCATGGTTCCAGGTTATGGTCCGTATACCTTACGTGAAGTGACAGATACCGTAGATAGTACGTATTTACCCCTCTCTTATCTCAACTTCTGGGCGAGTTTGGGTAAGTGGGCGTTTGAAGGAATGGAGAAGCGTGCTTTGTTAGTACCGCAAGAAGCGCAGCTAGACTCGTCGCCGGATCCATATATTCTTACTCGCGATGTTTATATCCAGCGTCAAAACTTTAAAGCAGAAGTTGAAACGGTAGAAGAAGTTAACATCGAAGAAGAAGAGTATTTAGATGAATATCTAGAAGACTTTTAA
- a CDS encoding cytochrome c-type biogenesis protein, with protein sequence MRKLILAVFAAMTLSLAAHAAIEVYEFDNLEQEQQFKELSHTLRCPKCQNNTISDSNAELAQDLRHKVYEMTKEGKSKDEIVDYMIARYGNFVTYNPPFTVATAILWLGPLAVVLGGFGLIVLRSRKPKVKAKASSDEQWDEQKEARLKALFEEENNGDKK encoded by the coding sequence ATGAGAAAGCTAATTCTTGCCGTTTTTGCTGCGATGACATTATCTCTTGCTGCTCATGCGGCCATTGAAGTGTACGAGTTTGATAATTTGGAACAAGAACAGCAGTTCAAAGAGTTAAGCCATACGCTCCGTTGCCCTAAATGTCAGAACAACACGATCTCGGATTCTAACGCTGAACTTGCTCAGGACTTACGCCATAAGGTGTACGAAATGACCAAAGAAGGTAAGTCCAAAGATGAGATCGTTGATTACATGATCGCCCGTTACGGTAACTTCGTGACTTACAACCCACCATTTACGGTCGCGACTGCGATTTTGTGGCTAGGGCCACTCGCTGTAGTACTGGGTGGTTTTGGTTTGATTGTACTGCGTAGCCGTAAACCTAAAGTTAAGGCAAAAGCGAGCAGTGACGAGCAATGGGATGAGCAAAAAGAAGCTCGTTTAAAAGCATTGTTTGAAGAAGAGAACAACGGAGATAAGAAGTAA
- a CDS encoding DUF2802 domain-containing protein codes for MAEETLLSAPFLAGGVAFIVLVLVVLQLRIRSGLQKQLDQQRAQSRHADKEVQKLSKQLLEVRSVVVGLGQKVTEQQDIIQHLNERIRELEHADTDGRLYSRASKMVQLGADINELIEECELPKAEAELMLSLQKKLAGKEKIPPLSGQPSDDAEYPTRGRRRR; via the coding sequence ATGGCTGAAGAGACTCTTTTATCTGCTCCATTCCTTGCGGGTGGCGTCGCTTTTATTGTGTTAGTTTTGGTTGTTTTGCAACTGCGGATTCGCTCTGGGTTACAAAAGCAGTTAGACCAACAACGAGCTCAATCTCGACACGCAGATAAAGAAGTGCAAAAGTTGAGTAAGCAGTTACTCGAAGTGCGCTCGGTTGTCGTTGGTCTTGGACAAAAAGTGACGGAGCAACAAGACATTATTCAGCACTTAAACGAGAGAATTCGCGAACTCGAACACGCTGATACTGATGGTCGCTTGTACAGTCGCGCTTCTAAAATGGTACAGCTTGGCGCTGATATCAACGAGCTGATTGAAGAGTGCGAACTACCAAAAGCCGAAGCTGAGTTGATGCTTTCACTGCAGAAGAAACTGGCGGGGAAAGAGAAGATTCCACCATTAAGTGGTCAGCCATCAGATGATGCAGAATATCCAACGCGTGGACGTCGTCGACGCTAA
- the ccmA gene encoding cytochrome c biogenesis heme-transporting ATPase CcmA — protein MLEVSNLTAIRDERVLFENLQFEIKPGELVQIEGRNGTGKTTLLRIVTGLGDREEGVIKWKGEEVEKSRDVFHQDLLFLGHQTGVKRELTALENLRFYQSIQNNRSSDEEIFIALTQVGLAGREDVPVAQLSAGQQRRVALARLWLSKQILWILDEPLTAIDKQGVKVLESLFASHADNGGIVVLTTHQDMFADSPKLRKIKLGD, from the coding sequence ATGTTAGAAGTGTCTAACCTGACAGCAATCCGTGATGAAAGGGTTCTGTTTGAAAACCTGCAGTTTGAAATTAAGCCTGGTGAATTGGTCCAGATCGAAGGGCGTAATGGTACTGGTAAAACTACATTGCTACGGATTGTGACAGGGTTAGGTGATAGAGAAGAAGGTGTCATTAAATGGAAAGGCGAAGAGGTTGAAAAATCTCGTGATGTTTTCCATCAAGATCTGCTTTTCTTAGGACATCAAACAGGAGTGAAACGAGAGCTTACCGCATTAGAAAACTTACGTTTTTATCAATCTATTCAAAATAATCGCTCTTCAGACGAAGAAATCTTTATCGCTTTGACTCAAGTAGGATTAGCTGGTCGAGAAGATGTGCCTGTAGCACAACTTTCCGCAGGTCAGCAACGACGAGTCGCATTGGCAAGGTTATGGCTCAGTAAGCAAATTTTATGGATTTTAGATGAGCCGTTGACTGCCATTGATAAGCAAGGCGTCAAGGTGCTTGAATCTTTGTTCGCAAGTCATGCTGATAATGGCGGTATTGTTGTGTTGACGACGCATCAAGATATGTTTGCGGACAGCCCGAAACTTAGAAAAATAAAGCTGGGTGACTGA
- the ccmB gene encoding heme exporter protein CcmB — protein MISSMTTIIRRELLIAFRRQADILNPLWFFIIVITLFPLSIGPEPNLLARIAAGIVWVAALLSALLSLERLFRDDFQDGALEQMMLMPIPLQLVVVSKVIAHWLLTGLPLILISPLLAVLLSLDFNTWLSVVLTLMIGTPTLSFIGAIGVALTVGLQKGGVLLSLLILPLYIPILIFATSAIDAAALGMAYNGQLAILGAMLMGAMTLTPFAISAALRVSVN, from the coding sequence ATGATTTCCTCGATGACCACCATCATTCGTCGTGAGCTCCTAATCGCATTTCGCCGTCAGGCAGACATTCTAAACCCGCTGTGGTTCTTTATTATTGTCATTACTCTCTTTCCTCTGAGTATTGGACCAGAACCTAATTTGTTAGCACGTATTGCAGCGGGCATCGTTTGGGTTGCCGCATTGCTGTCCGCCTTATTATCATTAGAGCGTCTATTTCGTGATGATTTTCAAGACGGTGCACTAGAACAAATGATGCTAATGCCGATTCCATTGCAACTTGTAGTGGTTTCAAAGGTCATAGCACATTGGTTGTTAACAGGGTTACCTCTGATTTTAATTAGCCCATTATTGGCGGTTTTACTTTCGCTCGACTTCAATACTTGGCTATCGGTTGTATTAACCTTGATGATCGGTACACCAACACTAAGTTTTATTGGCGCCATTGGTGTGGCGTTGACTGTTGGGTTGCAAAAGGGTGGCGTTCTTTTGAGTTTGCTTATTCTTCCGCTCTACATCCCAATTTTGATTTTCGCAACATCGGCAATTGATGCTGCCGCACTCGGTATGGCGTATAACGGTCAACTAGCGATTTTAGGTGCGATGCTAATGGGGGCGATGACATTAACGCCTTTTGCCATCAGTGCCGCATTACGAGTTAGTGTCAACTAA
- the ccmI gene encoding c-type cytochrome biogenesis protein CcmI → MTLFWISTVALTLIACALVALPLLKQKANNDDVLRDELNKAFYKDRLSELAEETDEGLVESEDELISDLKQSLLDDIPGDKAQKETKVSPIAVLVPSVILTVVLSYGLYYKFGASDDIVQWQEVSANLPELSKKLMSASSEPLSDDEMADLTLALRTRLHYQPEDSTGWLLLGRIALANRDVTTAIDAMEKSYRLEPKDPDVMLGYAQALMLSQEEMDQATARSLLGKLMQQDYVDLRVFSLLAFDAFERQDFPAAIKYWGIMQQMIGPEDSRYEMLSRSIESARKQMGEAVSPDKSVAVTINVAPNAQLDPNAVLIVSVHRSDGSPMPVAAARYPLGTFPRTVVLDDGNAMMQGQKLSSLDKLIVRVRVDSDGNVATRDQDWHGESDVVEFGAPVEVTIDQQY, encoded by the coding sequence ATGACACTATTTTGGATTTCCACCGTTGCTCTCACGCTTATTGCTTGTGCGCTGGTGGCTTTGCCGCTGCTTAAACAAAAAGCGAACAATGATGATGTGTTACGCGATGAGCTCAACAAGGCATTTTATAAAGACCGACTATCTGAGCTTGCAGAAGAAACTGACGAAGGTCTGGTTGAAAGTGAAGACGAACTGATTTCTGATCTAAAGCAATCACTGCTTGACGATATCCCTGGTGATAAAGCGCAAAAAGAAACCAAGGTTTCTCCAATCGCGGTTTTAGTTCCATCGGTAATTCTGACGGTGGTGCTGAGCTATGGTTTGTATTATAAATTTGGCGCGTCAGACGATATTGTTCAATGGCAAGAAGTGTCTGCAAATCTACCTGAGTTATCGAAAAAGCTGATGTCGGCTTCTTCTGAGCCGCTGAGTGACGATGAAATGGCGGATTTGACCCTAGCCCTTCGAACTCGCTTACATTACCAGCCGGAAGACTCGACAGGTTGGTTACTGCTAGGTCGTATTGCGTTAGCAAATCGTGATGTCACCACAGCTATCGATGCGATGGAAAAATCGTACCGCCTAGAGCCAAAAGACCCAGATGTGATGTTGGGTTATGCACAAGCTCTGATGCTGTCTCAAGAGGAAATGGATCAAGCGACGGCTCGCTCATTACTCGGCAAGCTGATGCAGCAAGACTATGTCGATCTGCGTGTGTTTTCTTTGTTAGCGTTCGATGCGTTTGAGCGTCAAGACTTCCCGGCAGCCATAAAGTACTGGGGAATCATGCAGCAAATGATTGGTCCAGAAGATAGCCGCTACGAGATGTTGTCACGCAGTATTGAGAGTGCTCGTAAGCAAATGGGCGAAGCGGTTTCACCGGATAAGAGTGTAGCTGTGACAATTAATGTGGCACCAAATGCTCAGTTGGATCCAAACGCAGTTCTGATTGTGTCAGTACATCGTTCAGATGGCTCTCCAATGCCTGTGGCTGCTGCTCGTTATCCGCTAGGTACTTTCCCTCGCACAGTCGTATTAGATGATGGCAATGCCATGATGCAAGGGCAAAAGTTATCTTCACTCGATAAGCTAATCGTCCGTGTGCGTGTAGATTCTGACGGTAACGTAGCAACGCGTGATCAAGATTGGCACGGAGAAAGTGACGTCGTTGAATTTGGCGCACCAGTAGAAGTGACCATTGATCAGCAGTATTAA
- a CDS encoding chemotaxis protein CheW — protein MSSNDVLSSEQALDDYFNALLDDETEITTLEEDLDLLAQEVSSAEPEPEPEPEPEPEPEPEPEPEPEPEPEPEPEPELQLQYSEPETYQFQETYPPELEAPNLEDVQRLLSQLEASNPVAELDIDSILEQNTIDIAAEIKAAEPEVQTFSEVPELQGVEEIQDWVIDEPVFEEAQPEVDEPHAVIEQSINIESNVDTELETQADSDIPTVWESTKRSEDFQVLYFDVNGVTFAVPLDELGGIHRISELNHLIGKPAWYLGLQTNREQQFDVVDTAKWVMADKLRDDSYKDNYQYVVMLGESMWGLASNQLMGTETLNIDKVRWREQAGKRPWLAGMVKEKMCALIHVQALIDMLNAGLDVKSLN, from the coding sequence ATGAGCAGTAATGATGTGCTGTCCAGTGAACAAGCACTTGATGACTACTTTAATGCATTACTGGATGATGAAACTGAAATAACGACTCTTGAGGAAGACCTTGACCTATTGGCTCAAGAGGTATCATCTGCAGAGCCAGAGCCAGAGCCAGAGCCAGAGCCAGAGCCAGAGCCAGAGCCAGAGCCAGAGCCAGAGCCAGAGCCAGAGCCAGAGCCAGAGCCAGAGCCAGAATTGCAGCTACAATACTCGGAGCCAGAAACGTACCAGTTTCAAGAAACATATCCGCCAGAGTTGGAAGCTCCAAACCTGGAAGATGTTCAAAGGCTATTAAGTCAGCTTGAAGCAAGCAACCCAGTGGCTGAGTTGGATATTGATAGTATTCTTGAACAAAATACGATTGATATTGCAGCAGAGATAAAAGCGGCTGAGCCTGAGGTACAAACCTTTAGTGAGGTGCCTGAGCTTCAGGGTGTTGAGGAAATACAGGACTGGGTGATTGATGAGCCAGTTTTTGAGGAAGCTCAACCAGAGGTGGATGAACCTCACGCAGTGATCGAACAAAGTATCAATATAGAATCGAACGTCGATACTGAACTCGAAACACAAGCAGATTCCGATATACCAACGGTCTGGGAAAGCACGAAGCGAAGTGAGGACTTCCAAGTTCTTTACTTTGATGTGAATGGTGTCACGTTTGCTGTACCTCTTGATGAGTTAGGTGGTATTCATCGCATTAGCGAGCTTAACCATTTGATAGGAAAACCCGCCTGGTATTTGGGGCTACAAACAAATCGCGAGCAACAGTTTGATGTCGTCGATACCGCGAAATGGGTGATGGCAGATAAGCTTCGTGATGATAGCTATAAAGATAACTACCAATATGTCGTCATGCTTGGTGAGAGCATGTGGGGGTTGGCCAGTAATCAATTAATGGGGACTGAAACGCTTAATATCGACAAGGTTCGCTGGCGTGAGCAGGCGGGTAAACGCCCTTGGCTAGCGGGCATGGTAAAAGAAAAAATGTGTGCCTTAATTCATGTCCAGGCGCTCATTGACATGCTAAACGCCGGTTTAGATGTCAAATCACTGAATTAG